Proteins from one Ipomoea triloba cultivar NCNSP0323 chromosome 1, ASM357664v1 genomic window:
- the LOC116020282 gene encoding probable folate-biopterin transporter 8, chloroplastic, translated as MISALSCNGNPVIIGSSRIQSKRKTQSLLHSKLISCAKNGNPSYLKGAIDKYWRAKFDNKQLININPIVIDEEGGGSLLPDKPKKRGVVEEKSAQVGRQQMMVLCGFGYWVQGFRAFPWLALNFHMAHGMKMHPSTLQLVQNSGNLPFVAKPLYGILSDALYIGGDHRLPYISIGVFLQVLAWGQLALVSSVSEALPALMACVLLSNLGASITEVAKDALVAEYGQKNEMPGIQSYAFMASAAGGMLANLLGGYFLMKTQQPSAMFQAFTALLAVQLAMSLSMREESLGLAESSKYTVLRKSIPESIKRQFSDLMVAIRDESIYRPLIWIVVSILAVPVLSGSIFCYQTQSLNLDPSVIGLSKVTGQLMLLSMTVLYHRFGKNIPMRKLSGIIQILYAASLLLDLVLIKQFNINLGIPNEVFALCFSGIAETISSFKLLPFYVLIASSAPSGCEGSLMSFLASALCLSSIISGFLGIGLASFLGITSGNYTSLPVGIVIQFLAALLPLGWLKFVPMSLPSAEKERKIDRSKRRSRNRRAGKVVLRCIYPDRQERQSDLQR; from the exons ATGATTTCTGCCCTGAGTTGTAATGGAAACCCAGTAATCATAGGCAGTTCAAGAATCCAAAGCAAGAGAAAGACTCAATCTTTATTGCATTCCAAGCTCATTTCTTGCGCAAAGAATGGGAATCCTTCGTACCTAAAGGGTGCCATTGACAAGTATTGGAGGGCCAAGTTTGATAATAAGCAGCTGATAAACATAAACCCAATCGTAATAGATGAAGAAGGGGGAGGTTCTCTTCTTCCTGATAAGCCCAAGAAAAGAGGGGTGGTTGAGGAGAAGAGTGCCCAAGTGGGGAGACAACAGATGATGGTTTTGTGTGGGTTTGGGTATTGGGTTCAAGGGTTCAGGGCTTTTCCATGGCTGGCTCTCAACTTCCACATGGCTCATGGGATGAAGATGCACCCTTCTACATTGCAGCTTGTGCAGAACTCTGGCAACCTCCCTTTTGTTGCCAAGCCTCTCTATGGAATCTTGTCTGATGCTCTGTATATTGGGGGTGATCATAGATTGCCTTACATATCCATTGGAG TTTTCCTCCAGGTTTTGGCTTGGGGTCAATTAGCACTAGTATCTTCTGTAAGTGAAGCGCTTCCTGCTCTTATGGCTTGTGTTCTTCTGAGCAACCTCGGAGCTTCAATAACAGAAGTTGCCAAGGACGCTCTAGTAGCAGAATATGGCCAGAAAAATGAAATGCCCGGTATTCAATCTTATGCATTCATGGCTTCAGCTGCTGGTGGGATGCTAGCCAACTTACTCGGGGGATATTTCTTAATGAAAACACAACAACCCAGTGCCATGTTTCAAGCCTTTACAGCTTTACTTGCAGTCCAATTAGCAATGTCCCTCTCAATGAGGGAAGAATCACTTGGTTTGGCTGAGTCATCGAAATATACTGTTTTAAGGAAATCAATCCCAGAAAGTATAAAAAGGCAGTTTTCTGATCTCATGGTTGCCATTAGAGATGAAAGCATCTACCGTCCCCTTATATGGATCGTTGTATCCATTTTGGCAGTGCCAGTCCTTTCTGGTTCCATCTTCTGCTATCAGACACAATCCCTTAATCTCGACCCCTCAGTTATCGGGTTGTCCAAAGTGACCGGCCAATTAATGCTTCTCTCTATGACTGTTTTATACCATCGGTTTGGGAAGAATATCCCTATGAGAAAACTGAGTGGCATTATCCAGATTCTGTACGCTGCTTCTCTGCTTCTTGATCTCGTACTAATCAAGCAGTTCAATATCAACTTGGGAATTCCAAACGAAGTGTTTGCCCTTTGCTTTTCGGGCATTGCAGAGACCATTTCATCGTTTAAGCTCTTGCCATTCTACGTGCTTATTGCAAGTTCAGCTCCATCAGGCTGCGAAGGATCACTCATGTCTTTCTTGGCATCGGCTTTGTGTCTCTCATCAATAATTAGTGGGTTTCTAGGCATTGGGTTGGCTTCTTTCCTAGGGATAACATCTGGCAATTACACAAGTCTGCCGGTTGGGATAGTAATCCAGTTCCTTGCTGCGCTGCTGCCTCTTGGATGGCTTAAATTCGTGCCAATGTCACTACCCTCAGCTGAAAAGGAAAGGAAGATAGACAGAAGTAAAAGGAGAAGTAGAAATAGGAGGGCGGGAAAAGTTGTGCTTCGTTGTATCTACCCCGATAGACAAGAAAGACAATCCGATTTGCAGAGATGA